The Bradyrhizobium sp. CCBAU 051011 DNA segment AAAGTCTTATATAGGACGCGGACTGGACGAAAGCGACGGAAATGGAACCGGTTCCGTGGCCTATTTTGCGGCCAACGGCGTCCGCGGCATCCGCCATTCGATCGCCATATCGCCATCCGTCAGCGCGTCAGGGGGCGACGTGTTCGCGACAACGGCCTCGGCGTCGGTGCCGACCGAGCTGGTATGGTCGGGCTTCTTGTCGGGGACCTTGGGTTGCTCGGGCTTCTTGTCGTCGGTGATGATCTTGTACAACTGGCGGGCGCCATCCTGGGCGCGCTGGCCGATAGCCGTCGCGGCCTGGCCGCCGACCTCGCAGGCCGCCGGCTGGCGCTTGCAGAACTGGCCCATGTCGGAGGCGGCTGCGGTCGCAGCCGATACAGCTTCGGACGCGCTGATCTGCGGCACCTTGTCCGATTCAGGCGTCTTTTCCCTGGGCAGCAGCACGAGCACGAGCCCGAGCCAGAACGCCATGCGAAGCATAAAAAACATCTCGCGATCCCGGTCGTCTTTTGGTTGTGCTGCGGTTAACCCGCAGCTTCGTTTCTAACTAACAGTCGTGGATAAATCCTAAGTGTTTGCATTGAAGTAAATTCGGCGAAAACTCGCAGAAAATTTGAAAGATGCGATTCGGCGTAAATTTTCGATTGATGGTGATGAGTACGGGAGAAAGCAACCGTCAGCAGCGCGTCCACCATTTCGAAACCATAGAACCTCAGTGCTGGAAACCTATCGTTCACCATCCGCGCCGAATGGAGCTCGCGCGAGGCGCGAAATCCCTGCCAAGACGCGGTGCCGGGCACCAATCCGCATCGCCTTAGCGTTCGCTTAAGTTCGCTCTGACACGGTGGCGTCAAGGATAATGGGGGCGTTCCGGCGCGTCTGTCTGACGAGCAAGCCGAAGCGCGAGAGCCGTGATTGTTTTGAGTATCATCCGCGATTGTCTCGATGCGTTGCTGCATCCCTCGGCACGATATGATGCGCTGACGCGTGCGCGTCATCGCGCGTTCATGGCGCCGCGGCTGCTGGGCAGCCTGGTAGCGCTTGCGGCTTTTCCGATCTATCTGGCGATGCGCGGGGCGCCCACCGCGCTCGAGGTTGCGGCCTTCGCCTGGCTGATCGCTCCCATTCTGTTGTCCTGGTTCCTGTCGCGCACCGGCCGCTACGAAGGCGCGCATATCCTTTCCGCGCTGGCGCTGGCAGGCCTCGTCATGATGGTCGCCGTGACCACCGGCGGCATCGAATCCTTCGCCGCGGTCTGGCTCATCGTCGTTCCGCTCGAAGCTGCGCTATCGGCCTCGCGCCGCGTGGTCGCGTTCGCTTCCGCGCTGGCGCTGTCATGCGCCGCCTTGCTGATCGCGCTCGGACATTTTCATCTGCTGCCGGTGGCGGAGCCGAACGCGGCACTGCACGGCGTCCTGATGGGGGCGGGCGTCGCCTCGGCGACGCTCTACGCGGCGGGACTCGCCGTCAGCGCCGAATCGCTGGCGCGCACGTCCGTGTCGCTGCTCTATCTCGAAGAGGACCGTTACCGCCTGCTGGCACGAAACATGAGCGACGTGATTTCGCGTCACAACCGCAATGGCGCTGTGGGGTTCATTTCACCGGCGGCGGAAGCCATGCTCGGCACGCCCTGCACCCGGCTCACCGGCCATGGCCTGTTCGACCGCGTCCATGTCGCCGATCGGCCGGCCTATCTTACGGCGTTGTCGGATGCCGCGGGGGGGAGCGAGCAGCGCAGCGTCGAATTCCGCCTGCGCCGCGATGCGGTGCGCGGCCAGAACAGTTCCGCCGATTTCATCTGGGTCGAAATGCGCTGCCGGCCGCTCGAACAGGCTTCCCCCGAGGCCGAGGTTGTCGCCGTGATGCGCGACATTACCGACCGCAAGCTCCAGGAGCAGGCTCTCGAAACGGCGCGTGCCGCCGCCGAGCAGGCGGATGCCTCCAAGACGCGCTTCCTCGCCACCATGAGCCACGAACTGCGCACGCCGCTGAACGCGATCATCGGTTTCTCCGAGATGATCGTGCATGAAGAGGCGATGATGCTCGATACTGCGCGCCGACGCGAGTATGCGCAGTTGATCAACGATTCCGGTCAGCATCTGTTGTCGGTCGTCAACGGCATCCTCGACATGTCCAAGATGGAAACCGGCAATTTCGAAATTTCGCCGGAGCCGTTCGCGCCGCGCGCGGCGCTGTTGCACTGCTGCAATCTGCTGGCGCTGAAAGCGCGCGACAACGGCGTCGATCTGATCACCCGCGCGGCGGAGGATTTGCCTGTCATGAACGGCGATCCCCGCGCGTTCAAGCAGATCGCGCTGAACCTCATCACCAATGCCATCAAATTCACCGAGCGCGGCGGCAGCGTGACGGTTTCCGCCGCGGTCGAGGGATCGCGGCTGATGCTCAGTGTCACCGACACCGGGGTCGGTATCGCGGCCGAGGACCTCACGCGGATCGGCGATCCATTCTTTCAGGCCGGCAAGACCTATCAGCGCAAGCACGAAGGCACCGGCCTCGGCCTGT contains these protein-coding regions:
- a CDS encoding DUF5330 domain-containing protein, coding for MFFMLRMAFWLGLVLVLLPREKTPESDKVPQISASEAVSAATAAASDMGQFCKRQPAACEVGGQAATAIGQRAQDGARQLYKIITDDKKPEQPKVPDKKPDHTSSVGTDAEAVVANTSPPDALTDGDMAIEWRMPRTPLAAK
- a CDS encoding cell wall metabolism sensor histidine kinase WalK, whose amino-acid sequence is MIVLSIIRDCLDALLHPSARYDALTRARHRAFMAPRLLGSLVALAAFPIYLAMRGAPTALEVAAFAWLIAPILLSWFLSRTGRYEGAHILSALALAGLVMMVAVTTGGIESFAAVWLIVVPLEAALSASRRVVAFASALALSCAALLIALGHFHLLPVAEPNAALHGVLMGAGVASATLYAAGLAVSAESLARTSVSLLYLEEDRYRLLARNMSDVISRHNRNGAVGFISPAAEAMLGTPCTRLTGHGLFDRVHVADRPAYLTALSDAAGGSEQRSVEFRLRRDAVRGQNSSADFIWVEMRCRPLEQASPEAEVVAVMRDITDRKLQEQALETARAAAEQADASKTRFLATMSHELRTPLNAIIGFSEMIVHEEAMMLDTARRREYAQLINDSGQHLLSVVNGILDMSKMETGNFEISPEPFAPRAALLHCCNLLALKARDNGVDLITRAAEDLPVMNGDPRAFKQIALNLITNAIKFTERGGSVTVSAAVEGSRLMLSVTDTGVGIAAEDLTRIGDPFFQAGKTYQRKHEGTGLGLSIVKGLVALHDGEMNVQSSVGEGTTVTVTLPLDFAPSLAPSNNIATLKPAQRPETQDEAHQVKKRA